Proteins encoded within one genomic window of Lysinibacillus sphaericus:
- a CDS encoding M23 family metallopeptidase, producing the protein MNRYLIFLLTCMLLWSYFPPTVTLANEGPSNEEILQQRMSYYVQFDELLIPWHFLAAIDQYERNLQSVRKDIPKRDGFIAIQFSDEYWSGALNPVKEDTIPETISYFGGMGLDGNGDGIASPSDDVDVIFSMASYISQFGSTDEDFKLALWEYYRSEEAVNQIVTISTLYRHFKTTELDAHTFPIPTRSDYSYRGTWGDNRGWGGRRIHEGTDIFAGYGTPVLSTSYGVVEVKGWNQFGGWRIGIRDNHNSYHYYAHLGSYHKDIKVGDVVEPGQVLGYVGSSGYGKEGTSGKFPPHLHYGIYKFNGRTEWAFDPYPSLLQWERQAKKDKQ; encoded by the coding sequence TTGAATCGTTATTTAATTTTCCTTCTGACATGTATGCTGCTGTGGAGTTATTTTCCCCCAACGGTTACACTGGCAAATGAAGGACCGAGTAATGAAGAAATTTTACAGCAACGTATGTCCTATTACGTACAATTCGATGAATTACTAATTCCATGGCACTTTTTAGCGGCTATCGATCAATATGAGCGCAATCTTCAATCCGTTCGTAAAGATATCCCGAAACGAGATGGCTTCATCGCCATTCAATTTTCTGATGAATATTGGTCAGGTGCATTAAATCCTGTCAAGGAAGATACGATACCTGAAACAATCAGTTATTTTGGTGGAATGGGACTGGATGGCAACGGGGATGGTATTGCAAGCCCTTCAGATGATGTAGATGTGATCTTCTCCATGGCTAGTTATATAAGTCAATTTGGTTCTACAGATGAAGACTTTAAACTTGCTTTATGGGAATACTACAGAAGTGAAGAAGCCGTTAATCAAATCGTCACGATTTCCACTTTGTATAGACATTTTAAAACGACTGAGCTGGATGCCCATACATTCCCGATTCCAACACGCTCTGATTACAGCTATAGAGGTACTTGGGGTGATAATAGAGGTTGGGGAGGCAGACGAATCCACGAGGGAACTGACATTTTTGCTGGCTACGGGACACCTGTACTGTCCACTTCCTATGGTGTAGTCGAAGTCAAAGGCTGGAATCAATTCGGAGGTTGGCGAATTGGCATTCGCGATAACCATAATTCTTATCACTATTATGCCCATCTTGGGAGCTATCATAAGGACATAAAGGTTGGAGATGTTGTAGAACCAGGGCAAGTACTCGGTTATGTAGGCAGCTCGGGTTATGGAAAAGAAGGCACATCTGGAAAATTCCCTCCACATCTTCATTACGGCATTTACAAATTTAATGGTCGAACAGAATGGGCATTTGATCCATATCCATCTTTATTGCAATGGGAACGTCAAGCAAAAAAAGATAAGCAGTAA
- a CDS encoding PrkA family serine protein kinase encodes MNILDKVKSYREEENRLKWEGTFADYLRIIKERPEVAQTAHSRVYNMIKSAGVEERDGQKMYQFFGKEIFGLESAIERLVEEYFHPAARRLDVRKRILLLMGPVSGGKSTIVTLLKRGLEQFSRTEEGAVYAIKGCPMHEDPLHLIPHHLRNDFFEEYGIRIEGSLSPLNTMRLEKEYEGRIENVIIERITFSEDKRVGIGTFTPSDPKSQDIADLTGSIDFSTIGVFGSESDPRAYRFDGELNKANRGMMEFQEMLKLDEKFLWNLLSLTQEGNFKAGRFALISADELIVAHTNETEYRSFISNKKNEALHSRIIVMPIPYNLKVSEEEHIYEKMINESDMAHVHIAPHALKAAAIFSVLTRLEVPKKQGVDLIKKMRLYDGENVEGFNSVDLEELKKEFPNEGMNGIDPRYIINRISSAIIRKEIPSINALDVLRALKDGLDQHASISQEDREKYMNYIAVARREYDEIAKNEVQKAFVYSYEESAKTLMNNYLDNVEAFCNKNKIFDRLTGEEMNPDEKLMRSIEEQIGISENAKKAFREEILIRISAYARNGKRFDYNSHERLREAIQKKLFADLKDIVKITTSSKMPDESQLKKINEVVARLVDEHGYNTTSANELLQYVGSLLNR; translated from the coding sequence ATCAACATTTTAGATAAAGTGAAGAGCTATCGCGAAGAAGAAAATCGACTGAAGTGGGAAGGTACATTTGCAGATTATTTACGCATCATTAAGGAAAGACCTGAAGTTGCTCAAACAGCCCATTCTCGCGTCTACAATATGATTAAAAGCGCAGGTGTAGAGGAACGCGATGGGCAAAAGATGTATCAATTTTTCGGAAAAGAAATTTTTGGGCTTGAATCAGCAATTGAAAGACTGGTGGAGGAATATTTCCATCCAGCAGCAAGAAGATTAGATGTTAGAAAACGGATTTTATTATTGATGGGGCCTGTAAGTGGAGGAAAGTCAACAATCGTAACATTGTTAAAGCGAGGACTTGAACAATTCTCGCGCACGGAAGAGGGAGCAGTTTATGCAATTAAGGGATGTCCAATGCATGAGGACCCTCTGCATTTAATTCCACATCATTTACGTAATGACTTTTTTGAAGAGTATGGAATACGAATTGAGGGCAGCTTATCGCCTTTAAATACGATGCGTCTTGAAAAAGAATACGAAGGACGTATTGAAAATGTCATTATTGAGCGTATCACTTTTTCTGAAGACAAACGTGTGGGCATAGGAACCTTCACACCTTCTGACCCAAAATCTCAAGATATTGCAGATTTAACGGGGAGCATTGATTTCTCGACTATTGGCGTATTTGGCTCAGAGTCGGACCCTCGTGCTTATCGCTTTGATGGAGAGTTAAATAAGGCGAACCGAGGAATGATGGAATTCCAAGAAATGTTGAAATTAGACGAAAAGTTTTTATGGAATCTGTTGTCACTGACGCAGGAAGGGAATTTTAAGGCAGGAAGATTCGCTTTAATAAGTGCCGATGAATTAATTGTTGCCCATACAAATGAAACGGAATATCGTTCCTTTATTTCGAACAAAAAGAACGAAGCGTTACATTCCCGTATTATTGTTATGCCAATTCCATATAACCTAAAAGTGAGCGAGGAAGAACACATTTATGAAAAAATGATTAATGAAAGTGATATGGCTCATGTTCATATTGCACCACATGCATTGAAGGCCGCAGCAATCTTTTCGGTCCTAACAAGGCTAGAAGTTCCGAAAAAACAAGGTGTGGATCTTATTAAAAAAATGCGCTTGTACGACGGAGAAAATGTGGAGGGATTTAATTCCGTTGACTTAGAGGAACTGAAAAAAGAGTTTCCTAACGAAGGCATGAACGGTATTGATCCACGGTATATTATTAACCGTATTTCATCAGCAATCATTCGCAAAGAAATACCATCTATTAATGCATTGGATGTGTTGCGAGCACTGAAAGATGGTCTTGATCAGCATGCTTCTATATCTCAAGAAGATCGAGAAAAATATATGAACTATATTGCTGTTGCAAGAAGAGAGTACGATGAAATTGCGAAAAATGAAGTGCAAAAAGCGTTTGTCTACTCGTACGAAGAATCTGCCAAAACATTAATGAATAATTATCTCGATAATGTAGAGGCATTTTGTAATAAAAATAAAATATTTGATCGCTTAACTGGCGAAGAAATGAATCCAGATGAAAAACTAATGCGTTCCATAGAAGAGCAAATTGGCATTTCTGAAAATGCGAAAAAAGCGTTCCGTGAGGAAATATTAATTCGCATTTCAGCTTACGCAAGAAATGGCAAGCGTTTTGACTATAATTCTCATGAGAGATTACGAGAAGCAATCCAAAAGAAACTGTTTGCTGATTTGAAAGACATCGTAAAAATTACAACGTCTTCCAAAATGCCTGATGAGTCACAACTGAAGAAAATCAATGAAGTTGTAGCAAGGCTTGTTGATGAGCATGGCTATAACACAACATCGGCGAATGAATTATTACAATATGTAGGTAGTTTGTTAAACCGTTAA
- the yhbH gene encoding sporulation protein YhbH, which yields MTENENKRFVISQENWSLHRKGHQDQQRHMEKVKDAIKNNLPDLVSEESIVMSNGREVIKIPIRSLDEYKIRYNYDNSKHVGQGQGDSSVGDVVARDGSKSNQGNGNGKEAGDKPGQDYYEAEVSMEEVQNVLFKELELPNLQQKEKADIKTEKIEFNDIRKKGLMGNVDKKRTILNAIKRNAMEGNAQITPIHNDDLRFKTWDEVERPESKAVVLAMMDTSGSMGTFEKYCARSFFFWMTRFLRSKYETVEIEFIAHHTEAKVVTEEEFFTKGESGGTICSSAYIKALELIRDKYNPSRYNIYPVHFSDGENISMDNEKCLKLVSELMEVSSMFGYGEVNQHNRFSTLMYTYKKIDDPKFRYHILKKKGDVYDALKSFFQKTEMQNEN from the coding sequence ATGACTGAAAACGAAAATAAGCGATTTGTCATCTCTCAGGAAAATTGGTCCCTCCATCGTAAAGGGCACCAAGACCAACAACGTCATATGGAAAAAGTTAAAGATGCGATAAAAAACAATTTACCCGATTTAGTAAGTGAGGAAAGTATTGTTATGTCAAATGGCCGAGAGGTTATCAAAATACCTATACGCTCCCTCGATGAATATAAAATTCGATATAACTATGATAATTCAAAGCATGTCGGTCAAGGACAAGGTGATAGTAGCGTGGGGGATGTTGTCGCACGCGACGGTAGCAAGAGCAATCAAGGCAATGGCAATGGAAAAGAAGCTGGTGACAAGCCTGGTCAAGATTATTATGAAGCAGAAGTCAGCATGGAAGAAGTTCAAAATGTGTTGTTTAAAGAGCTAGAACTCCCTAATTTACAGCAAAAAGAAAAAGCAGATATTAAAACCGAAAAAATCGAATTCAATGATATAAGGAAAAAAGGGCTTATGGGCAATGTTGATAAGAAGCGTACCATTTTAAATGCGATCAAACGCAATGCCATGGAAGGGAATGCTCAAATTACGCCCATTCATAACGATGATTTACGCTTTAAAACATGGGATGAAGTGGAGAGGCCTGAATCGAAGGCAGTCGTACTTGCAATGATGGATACAAGTGGTTCCATGGGCACTTTTGAAAAATATTGTGCAAGAAGCTTTTTCTTTTGGATGACGAGATTTTTACGTTCGAAATATGAGACAGTGGAAATTGAATTTATTGCACATCATACAGAGGCAAAAGTGGTGACAGAAGAAGAGTTTTTCACAAAGGGAGAAAGTGGCGGAACGATTTGTTCATCTGCGTATATAAAAGCGTTAGAGTTAATACGCGATAAATATAACCCAAGTCGTTACAATATTTACCCAGTTCATTTTTCGGATGGCGAGAACATTTCGATGGACAATGAGAAATGTTTAAAACTAGTGAGTGAATTGATGGAAGTATCGAGTATGTTTGGCTATGGAGAAGTAAATCAGCATAATCGTTTCTCGACGCTAATGTATACGTATAAAAAAATTGATGATCCAAAATTTAGGTATCATATTTTAAAGAAAAAAGGCGATGTCTACGATGCCTTAAAAAGCTTTTTCCAAAAAACTGAAATGCAAAATGAAAATTAA
- a CDS encoding SpoVR family protein translates to MEKELHRAIDEITEIATGFGLDFFPMRYEICPADIIYTFGAYGMPTRFSHWSFGKQFHKMKLQYDLGLSQIYELVINSNPCYAFLLDTNSLTQNKLIIAHVLAHCDFFKNNVRFSNTRRDMVESMTATAERIASYEREYGKEEVEQFLDAILAIQEHIDPSLLRPKLSSEDEEQDEEDVITSKSPYDDLWNLDTKEKEQRPVRRKIKQFPLKPEKDLLLFIEEHSRELEDWQRDILTMMREEMLYFWPQLETKIMNEGWASYWHQRIMRELNLTTVETIEYAKLNAGVVQPSKTSINPYYLGLKIFEDIEKRYNNPSEEMRRLGVLPNTGREKMFEVREIESDISFIRNYLTKDLAKQEDLYLFQKKGNEYRITDKDHEMVRDQLVSMRVNGGFPYIVVKNGDYLRNGELYLVHGYEGMELDPHYLENVLPYIYQLWGRPVHLETFVDGKPMLYSYDGTKNYKRSV, encoded by the coding sequence ATGGAGAAGGAGCTTCACCGTGCGATTGATGAAATAACAGAGATTGCAACAGGATTTGGTTTAGATTTTTTCCCGATGCGTTATGAAATATGTCCTGCAGATATTATTTATACATTTGGCGCATATGGTATGCCTACTCGTTTTTCCCACTGGAGCTTTGGAAAGCAATTTCATAAGATGAAGCTGCAATATGATTTGGGATTAAGTCAAATTTATGAGCTCGTTATTAACTCCAATCCGTGCTATGCATTTTTACTTGATACGAATTCACTTACACAAAATAAGCTAATTATTGCGCATGTATTAGCACACTGTGACTTCTTTAAAAACAATGTGCGATTTTCAAATACAAGACGCGATATGGTTGAGAGTATGACAGCGACAGCAGAACGTATTGCCAGTTATGAAAGAGAATATGGCAAAGAAGAGGTGGAACAGTTTTTAGATGCAATTTTAGCCATTCAAGAACATATCGACCCTTCCTTATTAAGGCCAAAGCTGTCATCCGAAGATGAGGAACAAGATGAAGAAGACGTGATTACTTCCAAATCACCGTACGATGATCTTTGGAATTTAGATACGAAAGAAAAAGAGCAGAGACCTGTACGTAGAAAAATTAAACAGTTTCCATTAAAACCGGAAAAAGATTTATTACTGTTTATTGAGGAGCATAGTCGGGAGCTTGAGGACTGGCAGCGAGATATTTTAACGATGATGCGTGAGGAAATGCTATATTTTTGGCCGCAATTAGAAACCAAAATAATGAACGAAGGATGGGCTTCTTATTGGCATCAACGCATTATGCGTGAACTGAATTTAACAACAGTGGAGACAATTGAATATGCCAAATTAAACGCAGGTGTTGTGCAACCATCAAAAACATCGATTAATCCTTATTATTTAGGTTTGAAAATATTTGAGGATATTGAAAAACGCTATAATAACCCAAGTGAAGAGATGCGCAGATTAGGCGTTCTACCGAACACGGGGCGTGAAAAGATGTTTGAGGTGCGAGAAATTGAATCGGATATTTCCTTTATTCGCAACTATTTAACAAAGGATTTAGCCAAGCAAGAGGATTTGTATTTGTTTCAAAAAAAGGGCAATGAATATCGTATAACAGATAAAGATCATGAAATGGTGCGGGACCAGCTTGTATCGATGCGCGTCAATGGAGGATTCCCATATATCGTTGTGAAAAATGGCGATTACCTACGAAATGGTGAATTATATTTGGTTCATGGTTATGAAGGAATGGAACTAGATCCACATTATTTAGAAAATGTCTTGCCGTATATTTATCAATTGTGGGGGCGTCCTGTGCATTTAGAGACGTTTGTTGATGGAAAGCCAATGCTTTATTCGTATGATGGTACAAAAAATTATAAGCGTTCTGTTTAA
- a CDS encoding radical SAM/SPASM domain-containing protein has product MKTFKKVYIEITSVCNLACSFCPPTERAKGLIKVEQFNKILDEIRPHTKYIYLHVKGEPLLHPRIHQLLDAAHDKGFKVNITTNGTLIKKNREKLLGKPALRQINFSLHSFDGHEGSENREKYLGDILEFVREASKFNTIISYRLWNLQQDHVTDLAARRNRETLEIIENEYNLDFRIEEKVQPGKGVKIANNIYLNQDHEFRWPSLLAPEDEGKGFCHALRSQAAILVDGTVVPCCLDGEGVINLGNVHEQSFSEIVEGERANNIVEGFSRREAVEELCRKCGYRQKFGMEGE; this is encoded by the coding sequence TTGAAAACATTTAAAAAGGTTTATATAGAAATAACAAGTGTTTGTAATTTAGCTTGTAGTTTCTGCCCGCCAACTGAGCGTGCTAAGGGACTTATTAAAGTTGAACAATTTAATAAAATATTGGATGAAATACGCCCACATACGAAATACATTTACTTGCATGTAAAGGGTGAACCACTTTTACATCCACGTATTCATCAGCTTTTGGATGCGGCTCATGACAAGGGCTTTAAGGTCAATATTACAACGAATGGTACGCTGATTAAAAAAAATCGCGAAAAGCTATTAGGTAAGCCTGCATTACGCCAAATCAATTTTTCATTACACAGCTTTGATGGGCATGAGGGTTCTGAAAATCGTGAAAAATATTTAGGGGATATTTTAGAATTTGTGCGTGAAGCAAGCAAATTTAATACGATTATTTCGTATCGTTTGTGGAATTTACAACAGGATCATGTTACAGATTTGGCCGCAAGAAGAAACCGTGAGACGCTTGAAATTATAGAAAATGAATATAATCTTGATTTTCGAATCGAAGAAAAAGTACAGCCTGGTAAGGGTGTAAAAATTGCGAATAATATTTATTTAAATCAAGACCATGAATTTAGATGGCCAAGTCTACTTGCTCCAGAGGATGAAGGAAAAGGCTTTTGCCATGCGTTACGCAGCCAAGCAGCTATTCTTGTAGATGGCACTGTTGTACCTTGCTGTCTTGATGGAGAAGGTGTTATTAACTTAGGCAATGTTCATGAGCAATCCTTTAGTGAAATTGTAGAAGGTGAGCGTGCCAATAATATAGTAGAAGGCTTTTCAAGACGAGAAGCGGTCGAAGAGCTATGTAGAAAATGTGGCTATCGACAGAAGTTTGGGATGGAAGGAGAATAG
- a CDS encoding helix-turn-helix domain-containing protein — MSDFLKLVGEQLRIIRVSKGLSQEEVAERTGKLGFSKGRISNIEHGQSNITLSTLEMLMKALDIAPEELFNFQRLSGVTDIEEKNLMLDIHRSLLRERNLDEVKYVVRITRDFLNTIDAQTKKNSSNVE, encoded by the coding sequence ATGTCAGACTTTTTAAAGCTAGTAGGTGAACAACTCCGTATCATTAGAGTTTCCAAAGGGCTTAGTCAAGAAGAAGTTGCAGAGAGAACGGGGAAGTTAGGTTTTAGTAAAGGTCGCATTTCAAATATTGAGCATGGACAATCTAATATTACGTTAAGTACATTGGAAATGCTTATGAAGGCGTTAGATATTGCACCTGAAGAACTCTTTAATTTCCAACGATTATCGGGTGTTACTGATATTGAAGAGAAAAATCTTATGCTCGACATTCATCGCTCATTATTAAGAGAGCGCAATTTAGACGAAGTAAAATATGTAGTACGCATCACAAGAGATTTTCTAAATACCATCGATGCGCAAACAAAGAAAAACAGCTCTAATGTTGAATAA
- a CDS encoding ribonuclease J → MTVTKNALSIFALGGINEIGKNMYVIQYADDLLIVDCGAKFPDESLLGIDLIIPDITYLQEHKEKIKGLIVTHGHEDHIGGIPYLLKKINVPIYGTRFTLGLIELKLKEHKLLRETELIEIGSDSALHFGQIDVSFFRTNHSIPDCLGIVFQTPEGNVVHTGDFKFDLTPVNNQFADIHKMAEVGTQGVLLLISESTNAERPGLTPSEKLVGHHIEEAFLHAERKVIISTFASNVNRIQQIVDATIVTNRKLALLGRSMVNVVDVALERGYLTIPEDLLIDAREVKYLPPEDVVVLCTGSQGEPLAALARLASGNHREVKILPEDTVILAASPIPGNEKGVSRIVDNLFQLGAKVIYGSSSNTGMHVSGHGYQEDLKLMLTLMKPKFFIPIHGEFRMLHQHRLLAESVGVKRGHTFIIKNGDVVDIENAKARQTRKIPSGDTYVDGIGIGEVEGIVLRDRKQLSEDGMLVIVLTLSKADGSIILEPDTISRGFVYAKESEDLLLKVNVLVKATISELQEESKQQLFVLKREIKKAVGQYLFSQTKRKPMILPIIIEI, encoded by the coding sequence TTGACTGTAACAAAAAATGCATTATCTATTTTTGCTCTTGGTGGCATCAACGAAATCGGTAAAAACATGTATGTTATACAATACGCTGACGATTTGTTAATTGTCGATTGCGGTGCGAAGTTTCCGGATGAAAGCCTACTTGGTATTGATTTAATCATTCCAGATATCACTTATTTACAGGAGCATAAAGAAAAAATAAAAGGATTGATTGTTACTCATGGACACGAAGATCATATAGGTGGCATTCCATACCTCTTAAAGAAAATAAATGTTCCTATTTATGGTACTCGCTTTACATTAGGCTTAATCGAACTAAAACTAAAAGAACATAAACTTTTAAGAGAGACAGAATTAATTGAGATTGGTTCTGATTCAGCTTTACATTTCGGTCAGATTGACGTTAGTTTTTTCAGAACAAATCATAGTATACCTGACTGTCTAGGAATCGTTTTTCAAACACCCGAAGGAAATGTTGTACACACGGGTGATTTCAAGTTTGATTTAACACCTGTAAATAATCAATTTGCAGATATTCATAAGATGGCTGAGGTTGGTACGCAAGGTGTATTACTATTGATTTCTGAAAGTACCAATGCTGAAAGACCGGGCTTAACACCATCAGAAAAACTGGTAGGTCATCATATTGAAGAAGCCTTTCTACATGCTGAACGCAAAGTTATTATTTCTACCTTTGCCTCCAATGTGAATCGTATTCAACAAATTGTAGATGCCACAATTGTAACGAATCGTAAACTAGCACTATTAGGTCGCAGCATGGTAAATGTTGTAGATGTCGCTTTAGAGCGTGGATATTTAACAATCCCGGAAGATTTGTTAATAGATGCCCGTGAAGTAAAGTACCTCCCACCAGAAGACGTCGTTGTTTTATGTACAGGTAGTCAAGGGGAACCATTAGCAGCTCTTGCCCGTTTAGCTAGTGGCAACCATCGAGAAGTAAAGATTTTACCAGAGGATACTGTTATTTTAGCCGCCTCTCCCATACCAGGAAATGAAAAAGGTGTTTCTCGAATTGTCGATAATTTATTTCAGCTTGGGGCTAAAGTGATTTATGGTTCATCCAGTAACACTGGCATGCATGTTTCTGGACATGGTTATCAAGAAGATTTAAAACTAATGCTGACATTAATGAAACCGAAGTTTTTTATTCCGATTCATGGTGAATTTCGCATGTTACACCAACACCGTTTGCTAGCAGAATCTGTTGGTGTCAAAAGAGGGCATACCTTTATTATCAAAAACGGAGACGTTGTCGATATTGAAAATGCTAAAGCGAGGCAAACGCGAAAAATTCCATCTGGCGATACGTATGTAGATGGCATTGGTATTGGAGAAGTTGAAGGAATTGTATTACGTGACCGTAAACAACTATCAGAGGATGGGATGCTCGTTATCGTATTAACGCTTAGTAAAGCAGATGGGTCGATTATTTTAGAACCTGATACCATTTCACGGGGATTTGTTTATGCGAAAGAATCAGAGGATCTTCTCCTCAAAGTAAATGTCCTCGTAAAAGCAACCATTAGTGAATTACAAGAGGAAAGCAAGCAGCAACTGTTTGTTTTAAAACGAGAAATTAAAAAGGCTGTCGGCCAATATCTTTTTTCACAAACGAAACGTAAACCAATGATTTTGCCTATTATTATTGAAATTTAA
- a CDS encoding cysteine-rich CWC family protein, whose amino-acid sequence MSHSFSCTVQWNGKECVEVQYEEQRCPICGKENHCGVVEGQKTCWCMTEKFPEGIIKAISEEPKKCICQNCLHTYKEI is encoded by the coding sequence ATGTCGCACTCCTTTTCTTGTACAGTACAATGGAATGGAAAGGAGTGTGTTGAAGTGCAATATGAAGAACAGCGTTGCCCAATATGTGGGAAAGAAAATCATTGTGGAGTAGTAGAAGGTCAAAAGACATGCTGGTGTATGACGGAAAAATTCCCAGAAGGTATCATAAAGGCAATCTCTGAGGAACCTAAAAAGTGCATTTGTCAAAATTGTTTACATACATATAAAGAGATATAG
- a CDS encoding DUF305 domain-containing protein, with protein sequence MTKPIPLSNVTQAYLEENKRIINKMMQGMTYVTITCSISENFIKQIIPYQVAAIKMSENVLQYTTNIPVQNFALEVIKTHTEIVDSLEAIQNRCCIVQNSEYELYEYMCTFKDIAETMFQALCSPPTSNSINVNYLQDMIVHHQAGVRLAQNVLRFCICQELIPILQCMIQTLCCQIDEMQKLLDGLQDC encoded by the coding sequence ATGACCAAACCAATTCCACTTAGTAATGTAACACAGGCATATTTAGAGGAAAACAAAAGAATAATCAACAAGATGATGCAAGGGATGACGTATGTCACGATAACATGTAGCATATCCGAAAACTTCATCAAACAAATTATTCCATATCAAGTAGCCGCTATTAAAATGTCCGAAAATGTTTTGCAATATACAACGAATATCCCCGTTCAAAATTTCGCATTAGAAGTGATCAAAACGCATACTGAAATAGTAGATAGTTTAGAAGCAATACAAAACAGATGCTGTATCGTCCAAAATTCAGAATATGAATTATATGAATATATGTGTACATTTAAAGATATTGCTGAAACAATGTTCCAAGCATTATGCTCACCACCAACTTCTAATAGCATCAATGTAAATTATCTACAAGATATGATTGTTCACCATCAAGCAGGTGTACGACTCGCCCAAAATGTTTTAAGATTCTGCATATGCCAAGAGTTAATACCAATACTTCAATGTATGATTCAAACACTATGTTGTCAAATTGATGAAATGCAAAAATTACTTGATGGGCTACAAGATTGTTAA
- a CDS encoding class I adenylate-forming enzyme family protein: MTMFMTDILQHYATQQPDAIATIYAQQKVTYSEFYKHTERFAAYLQQQGFEKDDVIALYTLNSDLFLIAYMGIQLAGFVVMPINTKLAAREVDFIVKHSEAKGLIYDERIAEVIADVSYSFQHIIGLKEMKEVIENCQGQRTITPLHANDTAVVMYTSGTTGKPKGVMLTHQNIASTAAIWSASMTMTAQDRMFICTPLFHCAGLHVFAMPMFYKGGTVMIEESFSPINTLEQLAKTQATIFFGVPSMYTILLNTPAFKNHSFNDLRLLCYGAAPMPYELVKQVKEALPNVNVQNLYGQTENSPAATSLLDADALTKIGSVGKPLAQTEVRVVDSLGETVPAGEVGEICVRGPQVMKGYLRNEEETARTIRDGWLYSGDLGRFDEEGYLYIVDRKKDMIIRGGENIYPIEIEEVLYQLPEILEAAVVGLPHEVYGEVPKAFVVLKEGKVLEEATILAYCQTQLAKYKVPFDIEFLAQLPRNASGKVLKHTLRPKIATT; encoded by the coding sequence ATGACGATGTTTATGACGGATATTTTACAACATTATGCTACACAGCAACCAGATGCTATTGCGACAATTTATGCACAACAAAAAGTAACGTATAGTGAGTTTTATAAGCATACAGAAAGATTTGCTGCGTATTTGCAACAACAGGGCTTTGAAAAAGACGATGTCATTGCATTATATACACTTAATTCTGATTTATTTTTAATTGCTTACATGGGTATTCAGTTAGCCGGTTTTGTTGTAATGCCTATTAATACGAAGTTAGCAGCACGGGAAGTAGACTTTATTGTCAAACACTCTGAAGCAAAAGGGCTTATTTATGATGAGCGCATAGCCGAAGTAATAGCAGATGTTAGCTATTCATTTCAACATATAATCGGTTTAAAGGAAATGAAAGAGGTTATCGAAAACTGTCAGGGACAAAGAACGATTACCCCATTACATGCGAATGATACGGCAGTTGTTATGTATACGTCCGGTACGACAGGCAAGCCGAAAGGTGTCATGCTAACGCATCAAAATATTGCATCGACGGCGGCTATTTGGTCAGCATCGATGACGATGACAGCTCAAGATAGGATGTTTATTTGTACGCCATTGTTTCATTGTGCGGGACTGCATGTATTTGCGATGCCGATGTTTTATAAAGGTGGAACCGTAATGATAGAGGAAAGCTTTTCACCTATAAATACATTAGAGCAACTTGCTAAAACGCAGGCGACAATATTCTTTGGTGTCCCTTCCATGTATACAATCCTATTAAATACACCTGCATTTAAGAATCATAGCTTTAACGATTTACGTCTATTATGTTATGGGGCGGCTCCGATGCCCTATGAACTTGTCAAGCAAGTGAAAGAGGCATTACCAAATGTAAACGTGCAAAATTTATATGGACAAACTGAAAATTCACCAGCTGCTACATCACTGTTAGACGCTGATGCATTGACGAAAATCGGTTCAGTCGGCAAACCGTTAGCACAGACAGAAGTTCGTGTAGTTGATAGTTTGGGAGAAACTGTACCAGCAGGCGAGGTTGGTGAAATTTGCGTGAGAGGACCACAGGTGATGAAAGGGTATTTACGCAATGAGGAAGAAACGGCTCGAACAATTCGAGATGGCTGGCTCTATTCAGGTGATTTAGGAAGGTTCGATGAAGAAGGTTACTTATATATAGTGGATCGTAAAAAAGATATGATTATTCGTGGTGGGGAAAATATTTATCCAATTGAAATTGAAGAAGTTTTATATCAACTGCCAGAAATTTTAGAAGCAGCAGTTGTCGGTTTACCACATGAAGTATACGGTGAAGTACCAAAAGCCTTTGTTGTATTAAAGGAAGGAAAGGTGTTAGAGGAGGCTACGATTTTAGCGTATTGTCAAACACAGCTTGCCAAATATAAAGTACCTTTTGACATTGAATTTTTAGCGCAGCTTCCGCGCAATGCATCTGGAAAGGTGTTAAAACATACACTACGACCTAAAATAGCAACTACTTAA